The Sphingomonas aliaeris genome segment ATCCAGTTTCTGCCCATAAGCGATCCACGCCACGCCGGTGACCATCACAACTCCCGCGCCCGACCAGATCGCATAGGCCACGCCTACCGGGATCGATCGCAATGCGAACGACAGGAAATAGAAGGCGGCGGCGTATCCGATCGCGACGATGATCGACGGGACTGGCCGGGAGAAGCCTTCGGTCGCCTTCAGGAACGATGTCGCGACGACTTCCGATACGATTGCGATCGCCAGCCACGCCCAATTCGGCATGACCTACCGTCTCGCAATGCTGGCTTCGGCCGCCCGCAAGGCGACCGCGAGACTCGCGGACCAGTCCGAACAGCCTTCCATCGTGCCGATCAAATCCTGCCGCACCTCGATCTCCGCATAGGGCCGGCGCGCCGGATAGGCGTGGAGCGGGATCGTATAGTCGATCGCATCCATACTGTATGGTTCGTTGTCCCCGACCGTCAGTGCAGGATCCGCACGGAAGGCATGCAGCAGGGCATGCGCGAACGTCGTATCGCCGCCATCGTGAAGAACCCCGACTTCCCACGGGCGTGGCACGCGCTGCATCGCCGGAGTGAAGCTGTGCAACGATACCAGGATCGTCCCCTGCCCCGCCGCGTCGCGCCGCGCGATCTCCGCGCCGATCGCGGTTTGATAG includes the following:
- a CDS encoding N-formylglutamate amidohydrolase, yielding MASNELLRAGDPAPVRIINPGGASPFLLLGDHAGNLVPAALGDLGLPPEELARHIGWDIGIGDLGPMLAEALDAVFVRQTYSRLVIDCNRDPARADAMPEVSDLTVIPGNRGLTDDDRVARVAAIQTPYQTAIGAEIARRDAAGQGTILVSLHSFTPAMQRVPRPWEVGVLHDGGDTTFAHALLHAFRADPALTVGDNEPYSMDAIDYTIPLHAYPARRPYAEIEVRQDLIGTMEGCSDWSASLAVALRAAEASIARR
- a CDS encoding DMT family transporter, with the protein product MPNWAWLAIAIVSEVVATSFLKATEGFSRPVPSIIVAIGYAAAFYFLSFALRSIPVGVAYAIWSGAGVVMVTGVAWIAYGQKLDAVALGAIGLIVAGVVILNLRPGHG